A part of Brassica rapa cultivar Chiifu-401-42 chromosome A05, CAAS_Brap_v3.01, whole genome shotgun sequence genomic DNA contains:
- the LOC103868621 gene encoding ubiquitin-conjugating enzyme E2 20, with the protein MAAVNGYQGNTPAASKQSAPLTKTVDSQSVLKRLQSELMGLMMGGDPGISAFPEEDNIFCWKGTITGSKDTVFEGTEYRLSLSFSNDYPFKPPKIKFHTGCFHPNVDVYGNICLDILQDKWSSAYDVRTILLSIQSLLGEPNISSPLNTQAAQLWSNQEEYRKMVEKLYKPPSA; encoded by the exons ATGGCTGCAGTTAATGGGTACCAAGGAAACACTCCGGCGGCGTCAAAGCAATCTGCTCCTCTGACTAAGACTGTTGATAGCCAATCTGTTCTCAAAAG GCTGCAATCTGAACTAATGGGCTTGATG ATGGGTGGTGACCCGGGGATATCTGCTTTCCCAGAGGAAGACAACATATTCTGTTGGAAAGGGACAATAACAGGAAGCAAAGATACTGTGTTTGAAGGAACTGAGTACAGACTCTCACTCTCTTTCTCCAATGACTATCCTTTCAAGCCTCCTAAGATCAAGTTCCACACTGGTTGCTTCCACCCCAATGTTGATGTCTATGGCAATATCTGTTTGGACATTCTTCAG GATAAATGGTCATCTGCATATGATGTGAGGACAATACTACTATCGATTCAGAGCCTTTTGGGAG AACCGAACATCAGCTCACCATTGAACACTCAAGCAGCGCAGCTCTGGAGCAACCAAGAAG AGTATAGGAAGATGGTTGAGAAGCTCTACAAGCCCCCCAGTGCATGA
- the LOC103868620 gene encoding formate--tetrahydrofolate ligase: MVVANRHLPFPHPPPIARPYVSPKVKTFVSLPHSPEAVIPTMTSRKLQVVTPVPSDIDIANSVEPLYISEIAKDLNLSPLHYDLYGKYKAKVLLSAFDELQDREDGYYVVVGGITPTPLGEGKSTTTVGLCQALGAYLNKKVVTCLRQPSQGPTFGIKGGAAGGGYSQVIPMDEFNLHLTGDIHAITASNNLLAAAIDARMFHEASQSDKALFNRLCPVNKEGKRSFSDVMFRRLKKLGISKTSPEELTPEEVRKFARLDIDPESITWRRVMDVNDRFLRKMTVGQGSEEKGMIRETGFDISVASEIMAVLALTTSLDDMRERLGKMVIGNSRAGEPITADDLGVGGALTVLMKDAIHPTLMQTLEGTPVLVHAGPFANIAHGNSSIVADKIALKLVGPGGFVVTEAGFGSDIGTEKFMNIKCRYSGLRPQCAVVVATVRALKMHGGGPGVVAGRPLDHAYVSENVSLVEAGCVNLAKHISNVKAYGVNVVVAVNVFSTDTEAELNTVKKFSMDAGAFDAVICSHHAHGGQGAVDLGIAVEKACQNITQPLEFLYPLDISIKEKIEAIAKSYGASGVEYSDQAEKQIEMYTQQGFSNLPICMSKTQYSFSHDASKKGAPSGFVLPIRDVRGSIGAGFIYPLVGTMSTMPGLPTRPCFYEIDIDTVTGKVVGLS; encoded by the exons ATGGTCGTCGCCAATCGTCATCTCCCATTTCCTCATCCTCCACCTATCGCAAGGCCATACGTATCACCAAAAGTGAAGACTTTTGTCTCTCTTCCTCACTCTCCAGAAGCAGTGATACCTACAATGACCTCAAGAAAGCTTCAGGTTGTGACACCTGTCCCCTCCGACATCGACATTGCCAACTCCGTCGAGCCTCTATACATCTCCGAGATTGCCAAAGATCTCAATCTCAGCCCTCTTCACTACGATCTCTACGGCAAATACAAAGCAAAG GTTTTGTTGTCTGCATTTGATGAGCTTCAAGACCGAGAAGACGGCTACTATGTAGTTGTGGGAGGGATCACTCCAACTCCTCTTGGAGAAGGCAAGTCCACTACAACCGTAGGTCTCTGCCAAGCCTTGGGAGCTTACCTGAACAAGAAGGTTGTTACTTGTCTTCGCCAACCGTCTCAAGGACCGACCTTTGGGATCAAAGGAGGCGCAGCTGGTGGTGGGTATAGTCAGGTGATTCCCATGGATGAGTTTAACCTCCATCTCACTGGAGACATCCACGCCATCACTGCCTCCAACAACCTCTTAGCTGCTGCTATCGACGCTCGGATGTTCCACGAGGCTTCTCAGTCAGACAAGGCTCTCTTCAACAGGCTGTGTCCGGTTAATAAAGAAGGGAAGCGTAGTTTCAGTGACGTTATGTTTAGGCGTTTAAAGAAGCTTGGCATCTCCAAGACTAGTCCTGAGGAGCTTACTCCCGAGGAGGTAAGGAAGTTTGCTAGGCTTGATATTGATCCTGAGTCTATTACTTGGAGGAGGGTGATGGATGTTAATGACCGGTTCTTGAGGAAGATGACTGTTGGTCAGGGGTCTGAGGAGAAAGGGATGATTAGGGAAACAGGGTTTGATATCTCTGTTGCTAGTGAGATCATGGCTGTTTTGGCTTTGACAACTTCTCTTGATGATATGAGAGAGAGGCTTGGTAAGATGGTGATTGGTAACAGCAGGGCCGGGGAGCCCATCACGGCAGATGATCTCGGTGTTGGAGGAGCCTTGACTGTTCTGATGAAAGACGCTATTCACCCTACGCTCATGCAGACACTTGAAGGAACGCCTGTCCTAGTTCACGCTGGTCCTTTTGCTAACATAGCTCATGGGAACTCGTCTATTGTTGCGGATAAAATCGCTTTGAAGCTGGTGGGACCTGGTGGGTTCGTGGTGACGGAAGCTGGTTTTGGTTCTGACATTGGAACGGAGAAGTTCATGAATATCAAGTGCCGTTACAGCGGGCTAAGGCCTCAGTGTGCGGTTGTTGTGGCGACTGTTAGGGCCTTGAAGATGCATGGTGGTGGGCCTGGTGTTGTTGCCGGGAGGCCTCTTGATCACGCCTATGTAAGCGAGAATGTTTCCTTGGTTGAAGCTGGATGTGTGAATCTAGCGAAGCATATATCAAACGTAAAGGCGTATGGTGTGAATGTGGTTGTGGCTGTGAATGTGTTCTCAACGGATACCGAAGCAGAACTAAATACAGTGAAGAAGTTTTCAATGGATGCTGGTGCTTTTGATGCTGTCATTTGTTCCCACCATGCTCATGGTGGCCAAGGAGCG GTGGATCTTGGCATTGCGGTTGAAAAAGCTTGTCAAAACATTACACAACCACTTGAGTTTCTCTACCCACTTGACATTAGTATCAAAGAGAAGATTGAGGCCATTGCCAAGTCCTACGGAGCCAGTGGTGTTGAATACTCAGACCAGGCTGAGAAACAGATTGAGATGTACACTCAGCAAGGTTTCTCCAACCTTCCTATATGCATGTCGAAAACACAGTACTCGTTCTCACATGATGCATCAAAGAAAGGAGCACCTTCGGGTTTTGTGTTGCCGATAAGAGATGTAAGAGGGAGTATTGGAGCTGGGTTCATATATCCCTTGGTTGGTACAATGAGTACCATGCCTGGACTTCCGACAAGACCTTGCTTCTATGAAATTGACATTGACACTGTCACTGGAAAAGTTGTTGGCCTTTCTTAA